The following proteins are co-located in the Polymorphospora rubra genome:
- a CDS encoding glutamate ABC transporter substrate-binding protein — MRVTRIATLATVAALSLTVAACGGGDSDGDGGDTGADSKEFAAGSTMERLNQAQKIIIGTKFDQPGFGLKGLDGKPAGFDVEIGKALATELGIPEDKIEYIETPSAVREEVIEQGKADIVIATYTINDKRKERIDFAGPYYVAGQHIMVRADDTSITGPDSFKAGDKKVCSVQGSTPAETIKTYLANEGQQLVVFDVYQKCADALASGQVDAVTTDNVILLGFVARNEGKFKLAGEKFTDEPYGIGLKKGDTAFRTFINDALEKFYGDGTYEKAWKDTAGKFDENTPTGPAINRY; from the coding sequence ATGCGCGTAACCCGTATCGCGACACTGGCCACGGTGGCGGCACTGTCACTGACCGTGGCCGCCTGTGGCGGCGGTGACAGCGACGGCGACGGTGGCGACACCGGCGCCGACAGCAAGGAGTTCGCGGCCGGCAGCACGATGGAGCGCCTCAACCAGGCGCAGAAGATCATCATCGGCACCAAGTTCGACCAGCCCGGCTTCGGCCTGAAGGGCCTGGACGGCAAGCCGGCCGGCTTCGACGTCGAGATCGGCAAGGCTCTCGCCACCGAGCTCGGCATTCCCGAGGACAAGATCGAGTACATCGAGACGCCGTCGGCGGTCCGCGAAGAGGTCATCGAGCAGGGCAAGGCCGACATCGTGATCGCGACCTACACGATCAACGACAAGCGCAAGGAGCGCATCGACTTCGCCGGCCCGTACTACGTCGCGGGCCAGCACATCATGGTGCGCGCCGACGACACCTCGATCACCGGACCGGACTCGTTCAAGGCCGGCGACAAGAAGGTCTGCTCGGTACAGGGCTCGACCCCGGCCGAGACGATCAAGACCTACCTGGCCAACGAGGGCCAGCAGCTCGTCGTCTTCGACGTCTACCAGAAGTGCGCGGACGCGCTGGCCAGCGGCCAGGTCGACGCGGTCACCACGGACAACGTCATCCTGCTCGGCTTCGTCGCCCGCAACGAGGGCAAGTTCAAGCTGGCCGGTGAGAAGTTCACCGACGAGCCGTACGGCATCGGCCTGAAGAAGGGCGACACCGCCTTCCGCACCTTCATCAACGACGCGCTGGAGAAGTTCTACGGCGACGGCACGTACGAGAAGGCCTGGAAGGACACCGCCGGCAAGTTCGACGAGAACACCCCGACCGGCCCGGCCATCAACCGCTACTGA
- the miaB gene encoding tRNA (N6-isopentenyl adenosine(37)-C2)-methylthiotransferase MiaB has translation MTTAPKSSVPRTYQVRTYGCQMNVHDSERISGLLEAAGYTPADGSADPDVVIFNTCAVRENADNRLYGNLGHLRPTKLRRPDMQIAVGGCLAQKDRGEIVRKAPWVDVVFGTHNIGSLPVLLERARHNAAAEVEILESLEVFPSTLPARRESTYAGWVSISVGCNNTCTFCIVPSLRGKEKDRRPGDVLAEVRALVAEGVLEVTLLGQNVNSYGVEFGDRLAFGKLLRACGDVDGLERVRFTSPHPKDFTDDVIAAMAETPNVCHSLHMPLQSGSDDVLKAMRRSYRAERYLGIIDKVRAAMPDAAITTDIIVGFPGETDADFERTLDVVRAARFSSAFTFQYSKRPGTPAATMDGQLPKQVVQERYERLIACVEEITWAENRKLVGETVEVLVAVGEGRKDQATGRMSGRARDGRLVHFDTGGLAGRIRPGDVVHTTVTYAAPHHLNADGAPLSHRRTRAGDAFEAGRTPRTPGVLLGLPTVGAPPAAPVPASACDR, from the coding sequence ATGACTACCGCGCCGAAGAGCAGCGTCCCGCGCACCTACCAGGTGCGGACCTACGGCTGCCAGATGAACGTCCACGACTCCGAGCGGATCTCCGGGCTGCTGGAGGCGGCGGGGTACACGCCCGCCGACGGGTCCGCCGACCCCGACGTGGTCATCTTCAACACCTGTGCCGTCCGGGAGAACGCCGACAACCGGCTCTACGGCAACCTCGGCCACCTGCGCCCGACCAAGCTCCGCCGGCCCGACATGCAGATCGCGGTCGGTGGCTGCCTGGCGCAGAAGGACCGCGGCGAGATCGTCCGCAAGGCGCCCTGGGTCGACGTCGTCTTCGGCACCCACAACATCGGTTCGCTGCCGGTGCTGCTCGAACGTGCCCGGCACAACGCCGCCGCCGAGGTCGAGATCCTCGAATCCCTCGAGGTGTTCCCGTCGACGCTGCCGGCCCGCCGCGAGTCGACGTACGCGGGCTGGGTGTCGATCTCGGTGGGCTGCAACAACACGTGCACGTTCTGCATCGTGCCCTCGCTGCGCGGCAAGGAGAAGGACCGGCGGCCCGGCGACGTGCTCGCCGAGGTACGGGCCCTGGTCGCCGAGGGCGTGCTCGAGGTGACGCTGCTCGGCCAGAACGTCAACTCGTACGGCGTCGAGTTCGGTGACCGGCTCGCCTTCGGCAAGCTGCTGCGGGCCTGCGGCGACGTCGACGGGCTGGAGCGGGTGCGGTTCACCAGTCCACACCCGAAGGACTTCACCGACGACGTGATCGCCGCGATGGCCGAGACGCCGAACGTCTGCCACTCGCTGCACATGCCGTTGCAGTCCGGCTCCGACGACGTGCTGAAGGCGATGCGCCGCTCCTACCGGGCCGAACGCTACCTCGGCATCATCGACAAGGTCCGGGCGGCGATGCCGGACGCGGCGATCACCACCGACATCATCGTCGGCTTCCCCGGCGAGACCGACGCCGACTTCGAACGGACCCTCGACGTCGTACGCGCCGCCCGGTTCTCGTCGGCGTTCACGTTCCAGTACTCCAAGCGGCCCGGCACCCCGGCCGCCACGATGGACGGCCAGCTGCCGAAGCAGGTCGTGCAGGAGCGCTACGAGCGGCTGATCGCCTGCGTCGAGGAGATCACCTGGGCGGAGAACCGCAAGCTGGTGGGGGAGACCGTCGAGGTGCTCGTCGCGGTCGGCGAGGGCCGCAAGGACCAGGCCACCGGCCGGATGTCCGGCCGGGCCCGCGACGGCCGGCTGGTCCACTTCGACACCGGCGGGCTCGCCGGGCGGATCCGCCCCGGCGACGTCGTGCACACCACCGTCACCTACGCCGCCCCGCACCACCTCAACGCGGACGGGGCACCGCTGTCGCACCGCCGTACCCGGGCCGGTGACGCCTTCGAGGCCGGCCGCACCCCGCGTACCCCCGGGGTCCTGCTCGGCCTGCCGACGGTCGGCGCACCGCCCGCGGCGCCGGTGCCGGCGAGCGCCTGCGACCGCTGA
- a CDS encoding amino acid ABC transporter permease: MSQQSVLYDAPGPRAKRVTLIASAVIAVLVAAGAYFLVYRPLDEQGQFDMELWGPLIDPSNEVFSQVWKLLGQGFQATLTAAALAIVSSLVVGTALAVLRVQLKATMKRRFVHHSRPTAIALRTLTLVLNGITRFCVEVFRGLPVVITIFFVASALPDLGVDLGRILWYLVIGLTLYNGVVIAEILRSGMEGLPGGQREAAEAIGLSSFATIRLILLPQAFRIMLPALISQLIVVLKDTSLGFIISYEEVLKQSQTVILNLENPIQVYALVALIYILVNYALSKLAEYAQRRMSRGRKTGTLRKAKDQPPAALAADLTPPAKL, translated from the coding sequence ATGAGCCAGCAGTCCGTCCTCTACGACGCCCCCGGCCCGCGCGCCAAGCGGGTCACCCTCATCGCGAGCGCGGTCATCGCGGTCCTGGTCGCCGCCGGCGCCTACTTCCTCGTCTACCGCCCGCTCGACGAGCAGGGTCAGTTCGACATGGAACTGTGGGGCCCGCTGATCGACCCGTCCAACGAGGTCTTCTCCCAGGTCTGGAAGCTGCTCGGGCAGGGATTCCAGGCCACCCTCACCGCGGCGGCACTGGCGATCGTCTCCTCGCTCGTGGTCGGCACCGCGCTGGCCGTCCTGCGGGTGCAGCTCAAGGCGACGATGAAGCGCCGCTTCGTCCACCACAGCCGGCCCACCGCGATCGCGCTGCGGACGCTGACCCTGGTCCTGAACGGAATCACCCGGTTCTGCGTCGAGGTGTTCCGCGGCCTGCCGGTGGTCATCACGATCTTCTTCGTCGCCAGCGCGCTGCCCGACCTCGGGGTCGACCTCGGCCGGATCCTCTGGTATCTGGTCATCGGCCTGACGCTGTACAACGGCGTGGTCATCGCCGAGATCCTGCGCTCCGGCATGGAAGGGCTGCCCGGCGGCCAGCGGGAGGCGGCCGAGGCGATCGGCCTCAGCAGCTTCGCCACCATCCGGCTGATCCTGCTGCCGCAGGCCTTCCGGATCATGCTGCCGGCCCTGATCAGCCAGCTCATCGTGGTCCTCAAGGACACCTCGCTCGGCTTCATCATCAGCTACGAGGAAGTGCTGAAGCAGAGCCAGACCGTCATCCTCAACCTGGAAAACCCGATCCAGGTCTACGCCCTGGTCGCGCTGATCTACATCTTGGTCAACTACGCGCTGTCCAAGCTCGCCGAGTACGCGCAACGCCGCATGTCGCGGGGCCGCAAGACCGGCACCCTGCGCAAGGCCAAGGACCAGCCGCCGGCCGCCCTGGCCGCCGACCTCACCCCACCAGCCAAGCTCTGA
- a CDS encoding class III extradiol dioxygenase subunit B-like domain-containing protein: MSLVAAAVCPHPPVIVPDIAGRAAPELDDLRTECDAAVARLVGSGARTLVVVGVNDEQKRYSSPFIGSFAPWGAPMTVTVGAPSTNGAAAPADGAAPADGPLPLSLLVGAWLLDRAGRPATATPPTTATPPTTATPPTAVAAAPTVAMVTVAAGAGPADCATLGARLHAEAGDEPWALLVMGDGSACRGQKSPGYDDPRARAYDDGVATALAGADVDALLDLDPTLSTELLVAGRAPWQVLAGAAAAAGRPWRGRVSYHDAPYGVTYLVATWAPA, translated from the coding sequence GTGTCCCTGGTCGCCGCTGCCGTCTGCCCACACCCGCCGGTCATCGTCCCCGACATCGCGGGTCGGGCGGCCCCCGAACTCGACGATCTTCGTACGGAGTGTGACGCGGCGGTCGCCCGACTCGTCGGTTCCGGCGCCCGTACGCTGGTCGTCGTCGGTGTGAATGATGAGCAAAAAAGGTATTCATCCCCTTTCATCGGTTCTTTCGCTCCGTGGGGAGCGCCGATGACGGTGACCGTCGGCGCGCCCTCCACGAACGGGGCTGCCGCCCCCGCGGACGGTGCTGCCCCCGCGGACGGGCCGCTGCCGCTCAGCCTGCTCGTCGGAGCCTGGCTCCTCGACCGGGCCGGCCGACCGGCCACCGCCACCCCGCCGACCACCGCCACCCCGCCGACCACCGCCACCCCGCCGACCGCCGTCGCGGCGGCGCCCACCGTCGCGATGGTGACGGTGGCCGCCGGTGCCGGCCCGGCGGACTGCGCCACCCTCGGCGCCCGGCTCCACGCCGAGGCCGGCGACGAGCCGTGGGCGCTGCTGGTGATGGGCGACGGGTCGGCCTGCCGGGGCCAGAAGTCACCCGGATACGACGATCCGCGCGCGCGGGCGTACGACGACGGGGTCGCCACGGCCCTGGCCGGCGCGGACGTCGACGCCCTGCTCGACCTCGACCCGACACTGTCAACCGAGCTGCTGGTCGCCGGGCGCGCGCCGTGGCAGGTGCTCGCCGGCGCCGCGGCCGCGGCCGGCCGACCGTGGCGTGGGCGGGTGTCCTACCACGACGCTCCGTACGGGGTCACCTACCTCGTCGCCACCTGGGCCCCGGCATGA
- the dapF gene encoding diaminopimelate epimerase has translation MQFTKGHGTGNDFVILDDPEGRLRLTPELAAALCDRRRGIGGDGVLRVVRAANHPAAARYADRAEWFMDYWNSDGSLAEMCGNGVRVFTRYLSSIGVTGSPDTGLPVATRAGVVRALVGPDEIAVDMGRPRVYDTSTATLDGLVLPGAAVDCGNPHLVCALPPDVDLAALDLTRAPGFDRALFPAGVNVEFVTPGEPVAGTDLHTLMRVYERGSAETLSCGSGACAVGAVALRDAGLDTGVVAVDVPGGRLTVTIDESTCWLAGPAVLVAHGEVDEDALPR, from the coding sequence GTGCAGTTCACCAAAGGCCACGGCACCGGCAACGACTTCGTGATCCTCGACGACCCGGAGGGGCGCCTCCGGCTCACGCCGGAACTCGCCGCCGCCCTGTGCGACCGACGCCGGGGCATCGGCGGTGACGGCGTACTGCGGGTCGTCCGGGCCGCCAACCACCCGGCCGCGGCCCGGTACGCCGACCGGGCCGAGTGGTTCATGGACTACTGGAACTCCGACGGCTCGCTGGCCGAGATGTGCGGCAACGGCGTACGCGTCTTCACCCGCTACCTGTCGTCGATCGGCGTGACCGGCTCGCCGGACACCGGCCTGCCGGTGGCGACCCGGGCCGGCGTCGTGCGCGCGCTCGTCGGGCCCGACGAGATCGCCGTCGACATGGGCCGACCCCGGGTGTACGACACCAGCACCGCGACCCTCGACGGGCTGGTGCTGCCCGGCGCGGCCGTCGACTGCGGCAACCCGCACCTGGTCTGCGCCCTGCCCCCCGACGTCGACCTGGCCGCGCTCGACCTCACCCGGGCGCCCGGATTCGACCGGGCACTGTTCCCGGCCGGGGTCAACGTCGAGTTCGTGACGCCCGGCGAACCGGTTGCCGGCACCGACCTGCACACCCTGATGCGGGTCTACGAACGCGGCTCGGCCGAGACCCTGTCGTGCGGGTCGGGCGCCTGCGCGGTCGGCGCGGTGGCGCTGCGCGACGCCGGGCTGGACACCGGCGTGGTGGCGGTCGACGTGCCGGGCGGCCGGCTGACCGTCACGATCGACGAGTCGACCTGCTGGCTGGCCGGCCCCGCCGTTCTGGTCGCCCACGGCGAGGTCGACGAGGACGCCCTCCCGCGCTGA
- a CDS encoding amino acid ABC transporter permease translates to MSVLVEHFDVFVGGFWLTFQLCVLAAIGALILGTIVAVMRISPVPPLRWIGTAYVTVFRNCPLTIVFFFAAFGLPALGSNADFLRIPGLSSIFSRLGIDLPYFRFAIIALSVYTAAFVCEAIRSGINAVPPGQAEAARAIGLTFSQNLRLVVLPQAWKSAIVPLGSVIIAMIKNSALAGFFGLTGDLSNSAQNLTSAGGEPIIPVFIGIGIGYLIMTVPFGLFLDRVERRRAVAAR, encoded by the coding sequence GTGAGTGTGCTCGTCGAACACTTCGACGTGTTCGTCGGAGGGTTCTGGCTCACCTTCCAGCTCTGTGTGCTCGCCGCGATCGGTGCCCTGATCCTGGGCACCATCGTGGCGGTCATGCGGATCTCGCCGGTGCCGCCGCTGCGCTGGATCGGCACCGCATACGTGACGGTGTTCCGGAACTGTCCGCTGACCATCGTGTTCTTCTTCGCCGCGTTCGGCCTGCCGGCGCTCGGCTCCAACGCCGACTTCCTGCGGATCCCCGGTCTGTCGAGCATCTTCAGCCGGCTCGGCATCGACCTGCCGTACTTCCGCTTCGCGATCATCGCGTTGAGCGTCTACACGGCGGCGTTCGTCTGCGAGGCGATCCGCTCCGGCATCAACGCCGTGCCGCCCGGCCAGGCCGAGGCGGCCCGGGCGATCGGCCTCACCTTCTCGCAGAACCTGCGGCTGGTCGTGCTGCCGCAGGCCTGGAAGTCGGCGATCGTGCCGCTGGGCAGCGTCATCATCGCGATGATCAAAAACTCCGCGCTGGCCGGCTTCTTCGGCCTGACGGGTGACCTGTCGAACTCCGCGCAGAACCTGACCAGCGCGGGTGGCGAGCCCATCATCCCCGTCTTCATCGGTATCGGGATCGGCTACCTCATCATGACCGTGCCGTTCGGTTTGTTCCTCGATCGGGTCGAGCGACGGCGGGCGGTGGCCGCGCGATGA
- a CDS encoding DUF349 domain-containing protein: protein MSDWTTFGRVDADGTVYVKTAEGERVVGSWQAGAPEEGLAHFARRFADLVTEVDLTEARLNSGAADAAHSLTTVKRLRTTLAEAHVVGDIDGLTERLDKLAAAAEQKAGEARAARDAARTEAVARKTALVEEAEKLGAESTGWKSAGDRLKEILDEWKSIRGVDKKTDGELWKRFAAARDGFTRRRGAHFATLDAQRKQAQGAKDELVREAESLAESTDWAATANRLKDLMSEWKAAPRASKEAEQRLWERFRAAQDAFFSRRSEVFSARDAEQRGNLERKQALLAEAEALDVDGDPRAAQAKLREIQGQWHEAGRVPREAAAGLDRRLRAIDEKVRVAMDSAWRRTEPSANPLLVQMREQVAEAEQRLARAQAAGDAKRIREAEQALASKKQFLALAEQAS, encoded by the coding sequence ATGAGCGACTGGACGACCTTCGGACGGGTTGACGCGGACGGCACGGTTTACGTCAAGACCGCCGAAGGGGAGCGCGTCGTCGGTTCCTGGCAGGCGGGCGCACCCGAAGAAGGTCTGGCCCACTTCGCGCGCCGCTTTGCCGACCTGGTGACCGAGGTCGATCTGACCGAGGCGCGCCTCAACTCGGGTGCGGCCGACGCGGCCCACTCGCTGACCACCGTCAAGCGGCTGCGGACGACGCTCGCCGAGGCGCACGTCGTCGGCGACATCGACGGATTGACCGAGCGGCTCGACAAGCTCGCCGCCGCCGCCGAGCAGAAGGCCGGCGAGGCGCGGGCCGCCCGGGACGCGGCCCGGACCGAGGCGGTGGCCCGCAAGACCGCCCTGGTCGAGGAGGCCGAGAAGCTGGGGGCCGAGTCGACCGGCTGGAAGTCCGCCGGTGACCGGCTCAAGGAAATTCTCGACGAGTGGAAGTCCATCCGGGGCGTCGACAAGAAGACCGACGGCGAACTGTGGAAGCGGTTCGCCGCCGCCCGTGACGGGTTCACCCGCCGGCGCGGGGCGCACTTCGCCACTCTGGACGCCCAGCGCAAGCAGGCCCAGGGCGCCAAGGACGAGCTCGTCCGCGAGGCCGAGTCACTGGCCGAATCCACCGACTGGGCGGCCACGGCCAACCGGCTCAAGGACCTGATGAGCGAGTGGAAGGCCGCGCCGCGGGCCTCCAAGGAGGCCGAGCAGCGGCTGTGGGAGAGGTTCCGCGCCGCCCAGGACGCCTTCTTCTCCCGGCGTAGCGAGGTCTTCTCGGCCCGCGACGCCGAGCAGCGCGGCAACCTCGAACGCAAGCAGGCGCTGCTGGCCGAGGCGGAGGCGCTGGACGTCGACGGCGACCCGCGCGCGGCGCAGGCCAAGCTGCGCGAGATCCAGGGCCAGTGGCACGAGGCGGGCCGGGTGCCCCGGGAGGCGGCGGCCGGTCTCGACCGCCGGCTGCGGGCGATCGACGAGAAGGTACGCGTCGCGATGGACTCCGCCTGGCGGCGCACCGAGCCGTCGGCGAACCCGCTGCTGGTCCAGATGCGGGAGCAGGTCGCCGAGGCCGAGCAGCGGCTGGCCCGGGCCCAGGCCGCCGGCGACGCGAAGCGGATCAGGGAGGCCGAGCAGGCTCTCGCCTCGAAGAAGCAGTTCCTCGCCCTGGCCGAGCAGGCCAGCTGA
- a CDS encoding amino acid ABC transporter ATP-binding protein yields MTATKTEPLIVLDKVDKWFGPLHVLQQVDLSVKRGEVVVVIGPSGSGKSTLCRAINRLEPINGGTITFDGKPLPAEGKALAKLRSEVGMVFQSFNLFAHKTIVDNVSLGPIKVRGEKPAAARDRAMKLLDRVGIANQANKFPAQLSGGQQQRAAIARALAMQPKAMLFDEPTSALDPEMVGEVLDVMASLASEGMTMVVVTHEMGFARHVANRVIFMADGQLVEDAPPDEFFANPRSDRAKDFLSKILTH; encoded by the coding sequence ATGACGGCGACAAAGACTGAACCACTCATCGTGCTTGACAAGGTCGACAAGTGGTTCGGTCCGCTGCACGTACTCCAGCAGGTCGATCTCTCCGTCAAGCGGGGAGAGGTCGTCGTGGTGATCGGCCCGTCCGGCTCGGGCAAGTCCACGCTGTGCCGGGCGATCAACCGGCTGGAGCCGATCAACGGCGGCACCATCACCTTCGACGGCAAACCCCTGCCGGCCGAGGGCAAGGCGCTGGCCAAGCTGCGCAGCGAGGTCGGCATGGTCTTCCAGTCGTTCAACCTGTTCGCGCACAAGACCATCGTCGACAACGTCTCGCTCGGACCGATCAAGGTCCGTGGCGAGAAGCCGGCGGCGGCCCGCGACCGGGCGATGAAGCTGCTCGACCGGGTCGGCATCGCCAACCAGGCCAACAAGTTCCCCGCCCAGCTCTCCGGCGGCCAGCAGCAGCGGGCCGCCATCGCGCGGGCGCTGGCCATGCAGCCCAAGGCGATGCTCTTCGACGAGCCCACCAGCGCGCTGGACCCGGAGATGGTGGGCGAGGTGCTCGACGTCATGGCCTCGCTGGCCAGCGAGGGCATGACGATGGTGGTGGTCACCCACGAGATGGGGTTCGCCCGCCACGTCGCAAACCGGGTCATCTTCATGGCCGACGGCCAACTGGTCGAAGACGCTCCCCCGGACGAGTTCTTCGCCAACCCCCGCAGCGACCGGGCCAAGGACTTCCTGTCGAAGATCCTGACGCACTGA
- the miaA gene encoding tRNA (adenosine(37)-N6)-dimethylallyltransferase MiaA has translation MTAAPDRPNPTGPAGEPVVVPVAGPAGGPVAGPAGGPAGGPAVVAVVGPTAAGKSALSIALAHALPGEVVNADSMQLYQGMDIGTAKLTVAEREGVPHHVLDIWDVTEPASVAEYQRLARAAVDDIRARGRVPLLVGGSGLYVRAVLEEFEFPSTDPDLRRRLEDELAATGPATLYARLRAADPAAAEKILPGNGRRIVRALEVIELTGRPFTAALPEPKPFYDSVQIGVDFDTAVLDDRIARRVDAMWAAGLVDETRRLAEVGLRDGRTAGRALGYQQVLNFLDGVGTEADAHDETVRLTRRFVRRQRSWFRRDPRVHWLDATRPDLLPAALTAVRAARG, from the coding sequence ATGACCGCGGCACCGGACCGGCCGAACCCGACCGGCCCGGCCGGCGAGCCGGTGGTGGTCCCGGTCGCTGGTCCGGCGGGAGGCCCGGTCGCCGGTCCGGCGGGAGGCCCGGCCGGCGGGCCGGCGGTGGTGGCGGTGGTCGGGCCGACGGCCGCCGGCAAGTCGGCGCTGAGCATCGCGCTGGCCCACGCGCTTCCCGGCGAGGTGGTCAACGCCGACTCGATGCAGCTCTATCAGGGCATGGACATCGGCACCGCCAAGCTCACCGTCGCCGAACGCGAGGGCGTGCCCCACCACGTGCTGGACATCTGGGACGTCACCGAGCCGGCCAGCGTCGCCGAATACCAGCGTCTGGCGCGGGCCGCCGTCGACGACATCCGGGCCCGCGGGCGGGTGCCGCTGCTGGTCGGCGGCTCGGGACTCTACGTACGCGCCGTACTCGAGGAGTTCGAGTTCCCCAGCACCGACCCGGACCTGCGGCGACGGCTGGAGGACGAACTCGCCGCCACCGGCCCGGCGACGCTGTACGCCCGGCTGCGCGCCGCCGACCCGGCCGCCGCCGAGAAGATCCTGCCCGGCAACGGCCGGCGGATCGTGCGCGCGCTGGAGGTGATCGAGCTGACCGGCCGGCCGTTCACCGCCGCCCTGCCCGAACCGAAGCCGTTCTACGACAGCGTGCAGATCGGCGTCGACTTCGACACCGCCGTACTCGACGACCGGATCGCCCGCCGGGTCGACGCGATGTGGGCGGCCGGGCTGGTCGACGAGACCCGCCGACTCGCCGAGGTCGGCCTGCGTGACGGCCGTACGGCCGGCCGGGCCCTCGGCTACCAGCAGGTCCTGAACTTCCTCGACGGCGTGGGCACCGAGGCGGACGCGCACGACGAGACGGTACGGCTCACCCGCCGGTTCGTCCGCCGGCAGCGGTCCTGGTTCCGCCGCGACCCGCGCGTCCACTGGCTCGACGCAACCCGGCCCGACCTGCTGCCGGCCGCCCTCACGGCGGTCCGGGCGGCTCGGGGATGA
- a CDS encoding ISL3 family transposase yields the protein MRGVRVWQRLLGVERAVVERVEWSEEGGDGGGFVVAHVRLHAGARSRCGVCRRRCVGYDRGEGRRRWRAPDLGTVRVVIEADAPRVSCRVHGVVVAAVPWARHGVGHTLAFDEMVAWLATVASKSAVRQLMRVAWSTVGAIVARVWADTGGAVDRFAGLTRIGIDEISYRRGEKYLTVVVDHDSGRLLWVHPGRHEATLNLFFDLLGPRRCAALRLVSADGAPWIARVVARRCPQAVRCADPFHVVAWAVDALDVVRRQAWNNAVGRVRGPAKGGPGGRGVSAELKRCRWALWKNPENLTQKQTAQLAWIARTDSRLHRAYLLKEGLRYAFTVKGQAGREAIDRWISWARRCRIPAFVDLSRRIVRHRDAIDAALDHGLSNALVESTNAKIRLIIRMAYGFRNIDALISMALLSLGGHRPTLPGRTRPPTLPQPTHG from the coding sequence ATGCGTGGTGTCAGGGTATGGCAACGGTTGCTCGGGGTTGAGCGGGCGGTGGTGGAGCGGGTGGAGTGGTCTGAGGAGGGGGGTGATGGGGGCGGGTTCGTGGTGGCGCATGTGCGGTTGCATGCGGGGGCGAGGTCTCGGTGTGGGGTGTGTCGGCGGCGGTGTGTGGGTTATGACCGGGGTGAGGGGCGGCGTCGGTGGAGGGCGCCGGATCTGGGGACGGTTCGGGTGGTGATCGAGGCGGATGCGCCGAGGGTGTCGTGTCGGGTGCATGGGGTGGTGGTGGCGGCGGTGCCGTGGGCACGGCACGGGGTGGGTCACACGTTGGCGTTTGACGAGATGGTGGCGTGGCTTGCGACGGTGGCGTCGAAGTCGGCGGTGCGGCAGTTGATGCGGGTGGCGTGGTCGACGGTCGGCGCGATCGTGGCGCGGGTGTGGGCTGACACCGGTGGTGCGGTGGATCGGTTTGCGGGGTTGACCCGGATCGGGATCGATGAGATTTCGTACCGGCGGGGTGAGAAGTATCTGACGGTCGTGGTTGACCATGACAGTGGCCGGTTGTTGTGGGTTCATCCGGGCCGTCACGAGGCGACGTTGAACCTGTTCTTCGATCTGCTGGGTCCGCGGCGGTGTGCGGCGTTGCGGTTGGTGTCGGCTGATGGGGCGCCGTGGATCGCACGGGTGGTGGCCAGGCGGTGTCCGCAGGCGGTGCGGTGTGCTGATCCGTTCCATGTGGTCGCCTGGGCTGTGGACGCGTTGGACGTGGTGCGTAGGCAGGCGTGGAACAACGCCGTGGGCCGGGTCCGGGGTCCGGCGAAGGGCGGGCCGGGTGGGCGGGGTGTGTCAGCGGAGTTGAAACGCTGCCGGTGGGCGTTGTGGAAGAACCCGGAGAACCTAACCCAGAAGCAGACCGCCCAACTGGCGTGGATCGCCCGGACCGATTCGCGTCTACACCGTGCCTACCTACTCAAGGAGGGCCTGCGATATGCGTTCACGGTCAAGGGCCAGGCGGGCAGGGAAGCGATCGACCGATGGATCAGTTGGGCCCGACGCTGCCGGATCCCGGCGTTCGTCGACCTGTCACGACGGATCGTCCGGCACCGCGACGCGATCGACGCGGCACTGGACCACGGCCTGTCCAACGCCCTGGTCGAAAGCACCAACGCCAAGATCCGCCTGATCATCCGGATGGCGTACGGCTTCCGCAACATCGACGCGCTCATCTCGATGGCCCTGCTCAGCCTCGGAGGACACCGACCGACCCTACCCGGCCGGACACGACCACCCACCCTGCCCCAACCCACCCACGGATGA